One segment of Bacteroidota bacterium DNA contains the following:
- a CDS encoding ABC transporter ATP-binding protein, producing the protein MSHTAIIVENLSKIYRLGEIGTGTISHDLHRWWSMKVRGKEDPFLKIGETNDRASKGDSNIVYSLRDINFEIAQGDAVGIIGRNGAGKSTLLKLLSRVTSPTTGSIKIKGRVASLLEVGTGFHPELTGRENIFLNGAILGMRKKEISRKLDEIIAFSGVERYIDTPVKRYSSGMYVRLAFAVAAHLESEIMIVDEVLAVGDAEFQKKCLGKMGEVSKGQGRTVLFVSHNMAAVKSLCTSAIVLENGKVKINSSTETAIGTYLNGDSGTLNKVTFSEAHQQKDFRIHEISVNPIGKTSDDPLNEFQEIELNTILTVFNDEETLHLTYVLNNEYGEALFTFTHANSGLKLRNGMNKIKCTFPEGFLNVGTYYLALYIIRNSKEAAYIEKDIMIFSVQEGQRKLGSWMGKEPGFIKPKFNWSIE; encoded by the coding sequence ATGTCGCACACAGCAATCATAGTAGAGAATCTTTCCAAAATATACCGACTGGGCGAAATAGGCACGGGCACCATAAGCCACGATTTACATAGATGGTGGTCGATGAAAGTGCGAGGCAAGGAAGACCCTTTTCTCAAAATTGGTGAAACCAATGATAGGGCTAGTAAAGGAGACAGCAATATTGTATATAGTTTAAGAGATATCAATTTTGAAATAGCACAAGGTGATGCTGTTGGTATTATAGGAAGAAATGGTGCTGGTAAAAGCACTTTATTAAAACTATTGAGCCGCGTAACTTCGCCTACTACCGGCAGTATAAAAATAAAAGGAAGAGTTGCATCATTATTAGAAGTAGGAACAGGATTTCACCCAGAACTTACGGGGCGTGAAAATATATTTTTGAATGGGGCTATCTTAGGCATGCGAAAGAAAGAGATATCCAGAAAATTGGATGAGATTATTGCTTTTAGCGGGGTAGAACGATATATAGATACACCTGTAAAAAGATATAGTAGTGGTATGTATGTTCGATTGGCATTTGCGGTTGCTGCACATTTAGAATCGGAGATTATGATTGTAGATGAAGTATTGGCCGTGGGCGATGCTGAGTTTCAAAAGAAATGTTTGGGCAAAATGGGTGAGGTAAGCAAGGGGCAAGGTAGAACAGTATTGTTTGTGAGCCATAATATGGCAGCAGTTAAAAGTTTGTGCACCAGTGCTATAGTGTTGGAAAACGGAAAAGTTAAAATTAATTCTAGTACCGAAACAGCCATAGGAACTTATCTGAATGGTGATTCTGGAACCCTAAATAAAGTTACTTTTAGTGAAGCACACCAGCAAAAGGATTTTAGGATTCATGAAATAAGTGTTAATCCCATAGGGAAAACTTCAGACGATCCATTAAATGAATTTCAGGAAATAGAATTGAACACCATTTTAACCGTTTTTAATGATGAAGAAACGCTGCATTTAACCTATGTTTTAAATAATGAATATGGAGAAGCATTGTTTACTTTTACTCATGCTAATAGTGGGTTAAAATTGCGAAATGGAATGAATAAAATTAAGTGTACTTTTCCAGAAGGATTCCTCAACGTAGGGACATATTATTTAGCTTTGTATATTATAAGAAATTCAAAAGAAGCTGCTTATATTGAAAAAGATATTATGATTTTCTCTGTGCAAGAAGGACAAAGAAAATTAGGATCTTGGATGGGGAAGGAGCCCGGTTTTATTAAACCGAAGTTTAATTGGTCAATAGAATAA